One genomic window of Bacteroidales bacterium includes the following:
- a CDS encoding SpoIID/LytB domain-containing protein → MIKIFSLVVLIHVSSLILSAADIKIGLYYGLGVQSFVFSAVDGEYDVLADGNKIARVHKGNIFHIEKESQKLSLSDTQGTYGSFTKILFEPVSASCIFQVKAVVPALPAKESDNELEASVAEQSIQLVNTLDIEKYIPGTVEAEGGSAALPEYYKAQAVLARTYAVKNFTRHATEGFNLCDGVHCQAYNGKSRMNREIYNATRLTSQYILTTKSDEPVVTAYHSNCGGMTANSRDVWNSDLPYLTSVKDPFCDKSSNRNWNKTIPLASWENFLKGRGYTGSIVSLAENRQKFLAVNGIQIPMTEIRQQFNLKSAYFGINITGGTVTFNGHGYGHGIGLCQQGAMEMARAGYSYVDILMFYFRGCKLMCQ, encoded by the coding sequence TTGATTAAAATATTCAGCCTTGTTGTTTTAATTCATGTCAGCAGCCTTATTCTTTCAGCAGCAGATATTAAGATCGGCCTTTATTACGGATTGGGTGTGCAGTCATTTGTGTTTTCCGCTGTTGATGGGGAATACGATGTGTTGGCCGATGGCAACAAAATAGCACGGGTTCACAAAGGGAATATTTTCCATATAGAAAAAGAATCGCAGAAATTATCACTTAGTGATACGCAGGGAACTTACGGCTCATTCACCAAAATCCTGTTTGAGCCGGTTTCCGCATCATGCATCTTCCAGGTAAAAGCTGTTGTGCCTGCACTGCCGGCCAAAGAATCGGACAATGAACTTGAGGCCAGTGTGGCAGAACAATCGATTCAACTGGTCAATACACTTGATATTGAGAAGTATATTCCTGGAACTGTCGAAGCAGAAGGTGGTTCGGCTGCTTTACCCGAATACTATAAAGCCCAGGCTGTTTTAGCCAGGACCTATGCGGTTAAGAATTTTACCCGTCATGCCACGGAAGGATTCAACCTGTGTGACGGGGTGCATTGCCAGGCATACAACGGGAAAAGCAGGATGAACAGGGAAATTTATAATGCCACCCGGCTGACAAGCCAATATATTCTGACAACTAAAAGCGATGAGCCGGTTGTTACGGCTTATCACAGCAATTGCGGAGGCATGACGGCAAACAGCAGAGACGTTTGGAATAGTGATCTTCCTTATCTTACTTCGGTGAAAGATCCATTCTGCGATAAGTCATCAAACCGCAACTGGAACAAAACAATACCTCTTGCAAGCTGGGAGAATTTTCTTAAAGGCAGGGGATATACCGGAAGTATCGTGTCACTGGCAGAAAACAGGCAGAAATTCCTTGCTGTTAATGGCATTCAGATACCCATGACTGAAATCAGGCAACAATTTAACCTGAAATCAGCTTACTTTGGTATAAACATAACCGGAGGCACGGTAACATTTAACGGTCATGGTTACGGCCACGGCATCGGCCTCTGCCAGCAGGGCGCCATGGAAATGGCACGCGCAGGATATTCGTATGTGGATATATTGATGTTTTATTTCAGGGGATGTAAATTAATGTGCCAATGA
- the lpxB gene encoding lipid-A-disaccharide synthase, protein MKYYLIAGEASGDLHASNLIKAIRKTDPGAEFRCFGGDLMKNAGAEVFIHYRDMAMMGLVEVVKKYPAIRRYKNSCRQDILKYKPDVLILVDYSGFNLPMAKFAAEHHIRVIYYISPKLWAWAKWRVKKVKEYVNRMFVILPFEVDFYREHQVESEYYGNPVLDSVAGFENSYNASDDFRERNKLNEKPVIAMLAGSRKQEISDLLPEMLSVIPQYPGHQFVIAGAPSITPEYYSQFTAGHQVSIVYNQTYTLLKNSVAAVVTSGTATLETALLNIPEVVIYKTNPVTFFIGSFLVKVKFFSLVNLILDKEAVKELLQDNLSQDIKKELDRLLFDGAYRKEMLDHYARLRKILGEPGVADRVAERIYQIVTT, encoded by the coding sequence ATGAAATATTATCTCATAGCCGGAGAAGCATCAGGTGACTTACATGCTTCAAACCTCATCAAAGCCATCAGGAAAACGGATCCTGGTGCTGAATTCCGCTGTTTCGGAGGAGACCTGATGAAAAATGCAGGTGCTGAAGTTTTCATTCATTACCGCGATATGGCTATGATGGGACTTGTTGAAGTGGTAAAGAAATACCCGGCCATCCGCAGGTACAAAAACTCATGCCGGCAGGATATTTTGAAATACAAGCCGGATGTGTTGATTCTTGTGGATTATTCAGGCTTTAACCTGCCCATGGCAAAATTTGCAGCTGAACACCATATCCGGGTCATTTACTATATATCTCCCAAACTATGGGCCTGGGCAAAATGGCGTGTGAAAAAGGTTAAAGAATATGTCAACCGGATGTTTGTCATTCTGCCTTTCGAAGTTGATTTTTACAGGGAACACCAGGTTGAATCGGAATACTACGGCAATCCCGTGCTTGACAGCGTGGCCGGATTTGAAAATTCATACAACGCATCTGATGATTTCAGGGAAAGGAATAAACTGAATGAAAAACCGGTTATTGCAATGCTGGCCGGTAGCCGGAAACAGGAAATCAGTGATCTTCTTCCTGAAATGCTTTCTGTTATCCCCCAATATCCCGGTCACCAGTTTGTAATTGCGGGCGCACCTTCTATTACACCAGAGTATTACAGCCAGTTTACTGCAGGTCACCAGGTGAGCATCGTGTATAATCAAACCTACACGCTATTGAAGAATTCGGTTGCCGCGGTGGTAACATCCGGAACTGCCACACTTGAAACGGCATTGCTCAACATACCGGAGGTTGTAATTTACAAGACCAACCCGGTTACTTTCTTTATTGGCAGTTTCCTTGTTAAGGTCAAATTTTTCTCACTGGTTAACCTGATACTGGATAAAGAGGCCGTTAAAGAACTTCTGCAGGATAATCTTTCACAGGATATCAAAAAAGAACTCGACAGACTATTATTTGACGGTGCTTACCGTAAAGAAATGCTTGACCATTACGCCCGCCTCCGTAAGATCCTAGGGGAACCGGGTGTGGCCGACCGCGTAGCAGAACGAATATACCAGATTGTAACCACCTAA
- the surE gene encoding 5'/3'-nucleotidase SurE, with protein MADSQKLPLILITNDDGVEAKGLQSLIETIRPLGTLIVVAPADPQSGMSHAITVKVPLRLTKVRDEEHLTVYKCYGTPVDCVKMALNHLLPEKPDLLLSGINHGSNSAASVFYSGTMGAALEGCINEIPSIGFSLLNLDHDADFTTAQHYAGIITQDVLQNGLSHSVCLNVNIPDVQVSQVAGIKICRQNRGYWQEEFDQRTDPAGKHYFWLTGVFHNTEPEATDTDEWALNNNYVSIVPLQTDLTHHAALKELTNRNFSHE; from the coding sequence ATGGCAGACAGTCAAAAACTACCGTTAATTCTAATTACCAATGATGATGGTGTAGAGGCAAAAGGATTGCAGTCACTGATTGAAACCATCCGCCCCCTCGGAACCCTTATTGTAGTTGCACCCGCTGACCCTCAGTCGGGTATGTCACATGCCATTACGGTAAAAGTACCGTTAAGGCTCACAAAAGTAAGAGACGAAGAACATCTGACCGTTTATAAATGTTACGGAACACCGGTTGATTGTGTTAAGATGGCTTTGAATCACCTTTTGCCTGAAAAACCCGACCTTCTGCTTTCGGGCATCAATCATGGTTCGAATTCAGCCGCCAGTGTATTCTATTCGGGCACCATGGGTGCTGCCCTCGAGGGCTGTATTAATGAAATTCCTTCTATTGGGTTTTCTCTGCTGAATCTTGATCATGATGCGGATTTCACTACGGCACAGCATTACGCCGGAATTATCACTCAGGATGTGCTTCAGAACGGACTTTCACACTCTGTATGTCTCAATGTGAATATACCGGATGTACAGGTAAGCCAGGTTGCGGGGATAAAAATCTGCCGGCAGAACCGTGGTTACTGGCAGGAAGAGTTTGATCAGCGCACCGATCCGGCCGGAAAGCATTATTTCTGGCTTACGGGTGTGTTTCATAACACTGAACCTGAAGCAACAGATACGGATGAATGGGCACTCAACAATAATTACGTTTCGATAGTACCCCTTCAGACCGACCTTACCCACCATGCCGCCCTGAAAGAACTTACAAACCGTAATTTCAGCCATGAATAA
- the pheT gene encoding phenylalanine--tRNA ligase subunit beta, whose translation MNISYSWLKQYIDINLSTSEVSRVLTSIGLEVEAVETVEKIKGGLKGFVIGEVKTCEKHPDADKLSVTTVDVGEEHLLNIVCGAPNVAAGQRVVVATIGTTIYKGEESFQIKKAKIRGAVSEGMICAEDEIGLGDSHDGIMVLPADAPVGKPAAGYFGIEAETMFVIGLTPNRIDSASHYGVARDLAAYLKKDMAISLIRPDVSAFKVQNNTYPVKVEIRNAKSCPRYAGVSVSSVKTGPSPKWLQDRLLSIGMNPINNIVDATNFVLHELGQPLHAFDADELSGKTIIVQNLPEGTPFVTLDGTERKLSAEDLMICDAEKPVAIGGVFGGLHSGVTAKTTNIFIESAYFNPVSIRRTSKRHLLNTDASFRFERGVDPEGTLFALKRCALLIAEIAGGVISSEIVDVYPEPFKPAQIKVSYAHIDRLIGKKINHELIKSILLSLDFTIVNENAEELSLIAPQYRVDVTREADVIEEILRIYGYNNVEISGQLNTSLSFSNRPDNEKLVNMISEYLCGAGFTEIMNNSLTHAAYYEPLKTFPAENSVRIMNPLSNELNVMRQTLLFGGLETIRHNTNRQRPNLRLFEAGNCYFFNADKGKRNPLDKYDEHFQFALFLTGKKHEPNWISKGESSGYYELKASLENMLDKLGFSKDQFQVNGIEGKADLYAGGLSYSIRGKQIAELTVVKQSLVRQFDIKNDVYFGVVYWEDLIKMRGEHKVQYAELPRFPEVRRDLALLVDKSLTYDKIKDLAFKTESKILNRVDLFDVYEGEQVGEGRKSYAVSFILQDKEATLTDERIDRTMNRLMDAYSRELGAIIRK comes from the coding sequence ATGAATATCTCTTATAGCTGGCTTAAGCAATATATCGATATCAACCTGAGTACATCCGAAGTTTCCAGGGTTCTTACAAGTATCGGCCTCGAAGTGGAAGCAGTTGAAACCGTCGAAAAGATTAAAGGCGGACTCAAAGGCTTTGTAATCGGCGAAGTGAAGACCTGTGAAAAGCACCCGGATGCTGATAAACTTTCGGTTACTACTGTGGATGTGGGTGAAGAACATCTGCTCAATATCGTGTGCGGGGCACCCAATGTGGCCGCCGGACAGAGGGTTGTAGTAGCAACAATCGGAACTACCATTTACAAAGGCGAGGAAAGTTTTCAGATTAAGAAAGCCAAAATAAGAGGTGCTGTATCAGAAGGAATGATTTGCGCTGAAGATGAGATAGGACTTGGCGACAGTCACGACGGTATTATGGTTCTTCCCGCTGATGCACCTGTGGGAAAACCAGCTGCCGGCTATTTTGGAATTGAAGCCGAAACGATGTTCGTGATCGGACTTACGCCAAACCGCATTGACAGTGCTTCACATTATGGAGTGGCAAGGGACCTGGCTGCCTATCTTAAAAAAGATATGGCCATTTCATTAATCCGGCCCGATGTATCTGCCTTTAAAGTTCAGAATAATACGTATCCCGTGAAAGTCGAGATCAGGAATGCCAAATCCTGTCCCCGTTATGCCGGTGTGAGCGTATCCAGTGTCAAAACCGGTCCTTCACCAAAATGGCTGCAGGACAGGCTGCTGTCAATAGGAATGAATCCGATTAACAATATCGTGGATGCTACCAATTTCGTTTTGCATGAACTGGGACAACCTTTGCATGCCTTTGATGCTGACGAACTGAGCGGGAAAACAATTATTGTTCAGAACCTGCCTGAAGGTACGCCTTTTGTAACCCTTGATGGCACCGAACGGAAGCTGTCTGCAGAAGATCTTATGATTTGTGATGCGGAAAAGCCCGTAGCCATCGGAGGTGTTTTTGGCGGACTGCATTCGGGCGTCACAGCTAAGACAACCAATATTTTCATTGAGAGCGCCTATTTCAACCCGGTTTCAATCCGAAGAACATCCAAACGTCACCTGTTGAATACCGATGCTTCATTCCGGTTTGAACGCGGTGTTGATCCCGAAGGAACTCTGTTTGCGCTGAAACGCTGTGCTTTACTCATTGCTGAAATTGCAGGTGGTGTGATCTCGTCTGAAATAGTGGATGTTTATCCTGAACCTTTTAAACCAGCTCAGATAAAAGTCAGTTATGCCCATATCGACCGCCTTATCGGGAAAAAAATAAATCACGAACTCATTAAATCCATACTGCTCTCGCTTGATTTCACAATTGTAAATGAAAATGCAGAAGAACTCTCCCTGATTGCGCCTCAGTACCGTGTTGATGTTACACGTGAAGCCGATGTCATTGAGGAAATCCTGCGGATTTACGGATATAACAATGTGGAAATATCAGGTCAGCTAAATACAAGCCTTTCATTCAGCAACAGGCCTGACAATGAAAAACTGGTCAATATGATTTCCGAATATTTATGCGGGGCCGGTTTTACCGAAATCATGAATAATTCACTTACCCATGCCGCGTATTATGAACCGCTGAAAACCTTTCCCGCAGAAAATTCTGTCAGGATTATGAACCCTTTAAGCAATGAACTGAATGTGATGCGTCAGACGTTGCTGTTTGGCGGACTTGAAACGATCCGTCATAATACAAACAGGCAAAGGCCGAATTTGCGGTTGTTTGAGGCAGGTAACTGCTATTTCTTCAATGCTGATAAGGGCAAGAGAAATCCCCTGGATAAATACGACGAGCATTTCCAGTTCGCATTATTTCTCACCGGCAAGAAACACGAACCAAACTGGATATCAAAAGGCGAGAGTTCGGGCTACTATGAATTAAAAGCATCGCTTGAGAATATGCTGGATAAGCTTGGTTTCTCAAAAGATCAGTTTCAGGTAAATGGCATTGAAGGTAAAGCCGATCTCTATGCCGGAGGCTTAAGCTACAGCATCCGGGGAAAACAGATTGCCGAATTGACTGTGGTTAAACAGTCGCTTGTGCGCCAGTTTGACATTAAAAATGATGTGTACTTTGGTGTGGTTTACTGGGAGGACTTAATAAAGATGAGGGGTGAGCACAAGGTTCAGTATGCTGAACTTCCCAGGTTCCCCGAAGTCAGGCGCGACCTTGCTCTCCTGGTGGATAAGTCGCTCACCTACGATAAAATAAAAGACCTTGCTTTTAAAACGGAAAGTAAAATTCTGAACCGCGTGGATCTTTTTGATGTGTATGAAGGCGAACAGGTTGGCGAAGGACGCAAGTCGTACGCTGTGAGCTTCATTTTGCAGGACAAGGAAGCCACATTGACGGATGAAAGGATTGACAGGACTATGAACAGGCTTATGGATGCTTACAGTCGCGAGCTGGGAGCAATAATCCGGAAATAA